A stretch of Gemmatimonadota bacterium DNA encodes these proteins:
- a CDS encoding DUF4412 domain-containing protein produces the protein MTKYAAIPLLLGLVLAPFPSASAQPQEGAFEGSLDFSVAFSGGNLQERAQVTMLVPESYTLYIKGGQTKILMRGGMIGLTMGEVIIDGSSGRGFVISHMNSKAYEIVADPNLKERAAPVIVDENETTVIAGYECKKYRITRVNPSGGMTQYMWVTDAIKLDLAASLGNALKDSMPFWTEGLTGFPLQITTSFPGTAMSMTLTATDVKPHTVDPSIFVVPAGYAIEAINPGQLFGR, from the coding sequence GTGACAAAATACGCGGCGATCCCATTGCTGCTGGGCCTCGTCCTGGCGCCCTTTCCATCGGCATCGGCCCAACCGCAGGAAGGCGCCTTCGAAGGCAGCCTCGACTTCAGCGTGGCGTTCAGCGGAGGCAACCTGCAGGAACGGGCCCAGGTCACCATGCTGGTGCCCGAGTCCTACACCCTCTACATCAAGGGCGGCCAGACCAAGATCCTCATGCGGGGCGGCATGATCGGCCTGACGATGGGCGAAGTCATCATCGACGGATCGTCGGGCCGCGGATTCGTCATCAGCCACATGAACAGCAAGGCCTACGAGATCGTCGCGGACCCGAACCTGAAAGAACGGGCCGCGCCGGTCATCGTCGACGAGAACGAAACGACCGTCATCGCCGGCTACGAATGCAAGAAGTACAGAATCACCCGGGTTAATCCTTCCGGCGGGATGACCCAGTACATGTGGGTCACCGACGCGATAAAGCTGGACCTGGCCGCTTCCCTCGGAAACGCGTTGAAGGACAGCATGCCCTTCTGGACCGAAGGCCTGACCGGCTTCCCGCTGCAGATCACCACGTCCTTCCCCGGGACCGCCATGTCCATGACCCTGACCGCGACCGACGTGAAACCCCACACCGTCGATCCGTCCATATTCGTCGTCCCGGCCGGTTACGCCATCGAGGCCATCAATCCGGGGCAGCTTTTCGGCAGATGA
- a CDS encoding c-type cytochrome yields MKRIIPVIAACFVMTVLVDATVDAQRTPQNVQVLTDLSTRDIREYMKSVSSGIGEKCDYCHNLKDYASDEKETKLIGREFIRLVEQVNEQVTAINSNVMKKEDLQLVTCYTCHAGELTIISEE; encoded by the coding sequence ATGAAACGGATCATACCGGTGATAGCCGCCTGCTTCGTGATGACGGTCCTGGTCGACGCAACCGTGGACGCCCAGCGCACCCCCCAGAACGTCCAGGTTCTGACGGATCTCTCCACCCGGGATATACGCGAATACATGAAGTCGGTCAGCAGCGGCATCGGGGAGAAGTGCGACTACTGCCACAATCTGAAAGACTACGCCAGCGACGAAAAGGAAACGAAGCTCATCGGCCGCGAGTTCATCAGGCTCGTGGAGCAGGTCAACGAGCAGGTGACGGCCATCAACAGCAACGTCATGAAAAAGGAAGACCTGCAACTGGTAACCTGCTACACCTGCCACGCCGGTGAACTCACCATCATTTCCGAAGAGTAG
- the dgoD gene encoding galactonate dehydratase → MKIASVEQFFPRHRTRLVRITTDTGLDGWGESTLEGKPESVEGAVRELAVYLVGKDPLRIEHHWQHMYRSAFFRGGAILMTALSALDQALWDIAGKHYGVPVYKLLGGAVRDRIRVYAHWGIGNLSEETQAAARKRLDMLLESGYTAFKSGPGGKWRGHEPPAVIDEFVECAFLMREWVGPDVELAFDFHGKMTPALAIEICHEIKDMRPMFVEEPVPQENVDALKLVSDHVTFPIATGERLLSRWEFRQVFEKQAAAYIQPDGSHAGGITELKKIANMAEVYYIHVLPHCAIGPVAFTSCMHVDAVIPNFLAQEQVDWALGGDILKEHWKVVDGHIELPEKPGLGIEIDEQAISERTPYREELGGEHFYDTDGSVADW, encoded by the coding sequence ATGAAAATCGCATCCGTCGAACAGTTCTTCCCACGCCACCGGACCCGGCTCGTCAGGATCACCACGGACACGGGCCTTGACGGTTGGGGAGAGTCCACCCTCGAAGGGAAGCCCGAAAGCGTGGAAGGCGCGGTGCGGGAGCTTGCCGTCTATCTCGTCGGCAAGGACCCCCTGCGCATCGAGCATCACTGGCAGCACATGTACCGCTCGGCCTTCTTCCGGGGCGGCGCCATCCTCATGACCGCCCTGTCCGCCCTGGACCAGGCGCTATGGGACATCGCCGGCAAGCACTACGGCGTTCCCGTCTACAAGCTGCTCGGCGGCGCCGTGCGCGACCGCATCCGCGTCTACGCCCACTGGGGCATCGGCAACCTGTCCGAGGAAACCCAGGCCGCTGCCCGGAAACGGCTGGACATGTTGCTGGAAAGCGGGTACACGGCCTTCAAGTCCGGCCCCGGCGGCAAGTGGCGCGGTCATGAGCCGCCGGCCGTCATCGACGAGTTCGTCGAATGCGCCTTTCTCATGCGGGAATGGGTGGGACCGGACGTGGAACTCGCCTTCGATTTCCACGGGAAGATGACCCCCGCCCTGGCCATCGAGATCTGCCACGAGATCAAGGACATGCGGCCCATGTTCGTGGAGGAGCCGGTGCCGCAGGAGAACGTGGACGCCCTCAAGCTCGTCTCGGACCACGTCACCTTCCCCATCGCCACGGGCGAGCGGCTGCTGAGCCGCTGGGAGTTCCGCCAGGTCTTCGAGAAACAGGCCGCGGCCTACATCCAGCCGGACGGTTCCCACGCCGGCGGCATCACCGAACTGAAGAAGATCGCCAACATGGCCGAGGTCTACTACATCCACGTGCTGCCCCACTGCGCCATCGGGCCCGTGGCCTTCACGTCCTGCATGCACGTGGACGCCGTGATCCCGAACTTCCTCGCCCAGGAACAGGTGGACTGGGCGCTCGGCGGAGACATCCTGAAGGAGCACTGGAAGGTCGTCGACGGCCATATCGAATTGCCCGAAAAACCCGGACTGGGCATCGAGATCGACGAGCAGGCGATCAGCGAACGGACGCCGTACCGGGAGGAACTGGGCGGCGAGCATTTCTACGACACGGACGGCAGCGTGGCGGACTGGTAA